A single Populus nigra chromosome 13, ddPopNigr1.1, whole genome shotgun sequence DNA region contains:
- the LOC133670394 gene encoding rust resistance kinase Lr10-like: MYSKLSFLIFFSTVTLVLIVIYHVLLFACGLPCLITLLIYKWRRRHLSMYEDIEKFLQSHDNDLMPIRYTYSEIKKITNRFKDKLGEGGFGSVYKGKLRSGRFAAVKILGKSKANGQDFINEVATIGRIHHVNVVQLIGYTVEGSKRALIYEFMPNGSFEKYIFSREGSVPLSNEKIYEISLGVARGIEYLHQGCDMQILHFDIKPHNILLNDKFVPKVSDFGLAKLYPTNNNTVPLTAARGTMGYMAPELCYKNIGGVSYKADVYSYGMLLMEMVGRRKNLNASANHSSQIYFPSWVYDQVSEGKDIEVQEDALEHEKKTTKKMIIVALWCIQLKPVDRPSMHKVVEMLESDVESLRMPPKPFFTPHQMPEDDDRANHVKLSDPPNDCIDSSYQFGR; encoded by the exons ATGTACAGTAAACTAAGCTTTCTCATATTCTTTTCCACTGTGACACTTGTTCTTATCG TGATATATCATGTGCTACTATTCGCATGTGGGCTTCCATGTCTCATAACTTTACTGATCTATAAATGGCGAAGACGACATTTATCCATGTACGAAGACATTGAAAAATTCTTGCAAAGTCATGATAATGATCTTATGCCGATAAGGTATACTTACTCAGAGATTAAGAAGATAACCAACAGATTTAAAGACAAGTTGGGTGAAGGAGGCTTTGGCTCAGTGTATAAGGGAAAGCTTCGTAGTGGTCGTTTTGCGGCAGTTAAAATATTGGGCAAGTCAAAAGCCAATGGACAAGATTTTATCAACGAAGTTGCTACTATTGGAAGAATTCACCATGTCAATGTCGTGCAACTTATAGGCTACACTGTCGAGGGATCGAAGCGTGCTCTTATATACGAGTTCATGCCTAATGGGTCTTTTGAAAAGTACATTTTTTCTAGGGAAGGTAGCGTCCCACTAAGCAATgagaaaatttatgagatttcTCTTGGGGTGGCTCGTGGCATTGAATATCTACATCAAGGTTGTGATATGCAAATCTTACATTTTGATATCAAGCCTCACAACATTCTTCTTAATGATAAGTTTGTTCCGAAAGTTTCAGATTTTGGACTAGCCAAATTGTACCCAACAAATAATAACACTGTGCCCCTCACTGCTGCCAGGGGGACAATGGGATACATGGCTCCTGAACTATGTTATAAGAATATTGGAGGTGTCTCTTACAAAGCTGATGTCTATAGTTACGGGATGTTATTGATGGAAATGgtaggaagaagaaagaacttGAATGCATCCGCAAATCATTCAAGCCAAATTTACTTCCCATCATGGGTTTATGACCAAGTTAGTGAAGGAAAGGACATAGAAGTACAAGAAGATGCCTTGgaacatgaaaagaaaacaacgaAAAAGATGATTATTGTGGCATTATGGTGCATACAGTTGAAGCCTGTTGATCGTCCCTCTATGCATAAAGTTGTAGAGATGCTTGAATCGGATGTTGAATCCCTACGAATGCCTCCTAAGCCTTTTTTCACCCCACATCAGATGCCGGAAGATGATGATAGAGCTAATCATGTAAAATTATCAGATCCACCAAATGATTGTATTGACTCTTCATATCAGTTTGGTCGTTAA
- the LOC133671433 gene encoding rust resistance kinase Lr10-like: YTVIYHVLLFLCGLPCLLTLLIYKWRRRHLSMYEDIEKFLQSHDNDLMPIRYTYSEIKKITNGFKDKLGEGGFGSMYKGKLRSGRFAAVKLLGKSKANGQDFINEVATIGRIHHVNVVQLIGFTVEGLKRALIYEFMPNGSLEKHIFSRQGSVPLSNEKIYEISLGVARGIEYLHQGCDIQILHFDIKPHNILLNDTFVPKISDFGLAKLYPTNKNTVPLK, encoded by the coding sequence TATACAGTGATTTATCATGTGTTGCTATTTTTATGTGGGCTTCCTTGTCTCCTAACTTTACTGATCTATAAATGGCGAAGACGACATTTATCCATGTACGAAGACATTGAAAAATTCTTGCAAAGTCATGATAATGATCTCATGCCGATAAGGTACACCTACTCAGAGATTAAGAAGATAACCAACGGATTTAAAGACAAGTTGGGTGAAGGGGGCTTTGGCTCAATGTATAAGGGAAAGCTTCGTAGTGGTCGTTTTGCAGCAGTTAAATTATTGGGCAAGTCAAAAGCCAATGGACAAGATTTTATCAACGAAGTTGCCACTATTGGAAGAATTCACCATGTAAATGTCGTACAACTTATAGGCTTCACTGTTGAGGGATTGAAGCGTGCTCTTATATATGAGTTCATGCCTAATGGGTCTCTTGAAAAGCATATTTTTTCTAGGCAAGGTAGCGTCCCACTAAGCAATGAGAAAATATATGAGATTTCTCTTGGGGTGGCTCGTGGCATTGAATATCTACATCAAGGTTGTGATATCCAAATCTTGCATTTTGATATCAAGCCTCATAACATTCTTCTTAATGATACGTTTGTTCCGAAGATCTCAGATTTTGGACTAGCCAAATTGTACCCAACAAATAAGAACACCGTGCCCCTCAAataa